The nucleotide window AGCAGAACTCGATAAATTATATGCTGTTAGTAGAAGTCCAGCTAAGTCAAATAGCTTTTGAGTTCCAGAAGATTCATTTTTTTGAAGATTTAAATTGATGTCTGATATCTCATAGTTTGAATTGGTATATTTCTTTGAAAGTAGAATTTTATTTTGCGGGAAAATATTTTTCTTTGATGATTCTTCTTCATCTAATAGAGTTGCATCTTCATATTTTAAGTTAAAAGATGATAATAAATTAAGAAACTGCTTCTTTTGATTCTCACTTTTTAAATAAAAAATAGAGTACCACCTAAAGCTTTCATGATCATTATATAAATTAGAAACAACAAATCCAGTAAAAAAATTTCTAATTTTTTGACAGACACCATTTCTATCAAATGCGGCAGCATGAGTCAGATATAATGCATGTTCATATGGTAGTGGTGGAATTTTGTCTTTATTTGGCAATTTGTCGTTAGAAATTTTATTTCCTTTTCTTGTAAAGAACTCTCCCATATTCTTTTCTTTTACTCCAAAAAGCCATTCATTAGTAATTATTTCTTTACTAATTTTCTCTTTACTAATTTTCTCTTTACTAATTTTCTCATCAATACTACCAATATCTTGTGTATTCTGTTTTACAGTAAATCCATACCTATACTTCTTTTTATTAATCATCAATGTTATTTGGAAATAAGAATCTTCTTCACAGTCTTGATAAAGAAATGGGTCACAAAGAGAACTCATGTTTGATTCAGAACTGGGTTCATTTGTTATTGCTTTTACAAAATAGACTAAAGCCTTAATTATATTGCTTTTTCCACTAGCATTTGCCCCATATATTCCAATTGTCTTAAACAATTGGACATCTTCAATATTTACAATATTATTTTTGTCAATATCTGCATACTTTTCAGCACTTTTAAGTCCAGTTGTAGCAAAACTTATTGTTTGTAAATCTTTAAAAGACCTGAAATTTTTTACGCTAAAATCAATTATCATGATTTTAAAATTTGTAATTATTTTGCAAATTAAATCAAAATATTTGATTTAACACAAATATTTTAAGAAGATTTGCAGTAAATTTTCAATAAATAGAATTTTAATTTATGTCTGCCTGTTTATATTATCTTCAATATACATTCCTCAAAACAAGTATAAAGCTTATAACATTAATGTATTATTTTTTAATATGAGAGTTATTCACAAAGCGTTAAATTTTTGTTTATTTTTTACCAAAAACTTGTCAACTTTCACATAATTAAGTTTTCCTATACAAAAAATAATTATTCATCAAAATTTTACCAATACATTTTTACATTCCAAAAGCAAAATGTTTTTTTATTATATTTGTAAAGCGTTTTACAATTTAACTATTTTTTATGATAAAAGATAAAGAATATCCGGCTACACACTCCATGGCAACAAGTTGGTTCGCAGTTGATTGCGAAGGAAATGTTGCTTTAATAGATTTTAACAATAACGGACCTGTGCCAACTGTTGTTCAAGAAGAATCATTCGAAAGTATTATAGCCAAACATTTTGTTGATAAAAGCAACAAGATAAGGAGAACTATTCTAACTGAAGAACAAGTAGATTTATTGGTTTCATGTTTCGATTTTGAACCCTTTAATAAAGATGACGAACATTTTATTCTTGATGATAGTATATGGCGTATTGATCCTCAATTAAAGGATGATTTTTTTAAGATTATGGAAGGCTATGAAGACTCTTTAGTAATCTTATCTGAGGAAAAAGGACTTTATTATATTGTTTATTTATCTGAAAAAGATAGTCAAAAAGTATTTGAAAGGATTTGTGAAACAAAATTCACTTTTTCATCTGCTATTTTTTTCATATTTACATGTATTGAGGAAGAAACGGATTCAAATCCACCTCGATTGGCAGAAGGTTTTGAAAATCTTCCAATGTTTATA belongs to Bacteroidales bacterium and includes:
- a CDS encoding ATP-binding protein: MIIDFSVKNFRSFKDLQTISFATTGLKSAEKYADIDKNNIVNIEDVQLFKTIGIYGANASGKSNIIKALVYFVKAITNEPSSESNMSSLCDPFLYQDCEEDSYFQITLMINKKKYRYGFTVKQNTQDIGSIDEKISKEKISKEKISKEIITNEWLFGVKEKNMGEFFTRKGNKISNDKLPNKDKIPPLPYEHALYLTHAAAFDRNGVCQKIRNFFTGFVVSNLYNDHESFRWYSIFYLKSENQKKQFLNLLSSFNLKYEDATLLDEEESSKKNIFPQNKILLSKKYTNSNYEISDINLNLQKNESSGTQKLFDLAGLLLTAYNLSSSALIILDEIDSNFHPYLLIKLIEFFNNPSVNKSNSQLLFTSHDTNLMSPSIMRRDQFYLTEKNEDNSTRLYSLADLKGIRNDADFAKQYLAGYYGALPILEDYLQINNSKDD